One window from the genome of Streptococcus salivarius encodes:
- a CDS encoding rhomboid family intramembrane serine protease encodes MQINEWKKYPATYLLLGLTTLTFICQYLLNGFQATSPLSLFKMGAMYGAFVQYSPLNLWRLVTPIFVHIGVEHFLFNMLTLYFMGKMAEQIFGTPRFLGLYLLAGVMGNAFTLLFTPNVIAAGASTSLFGLFAAVVILGYYSHSPLLNQLGRNYLVLIVINLIFNLFTPSVGITGHLGGLVGGALAAIFLANKVESRLFSKGWRSTSLLTYILLLLILLGFTYF; translated from the coding sequence ATGCAAATAAATGAGTGGAAGAAATACCCGGCAACCTATCTATTGTTGGGGCTTACGACGTTGACTTTTATCTGTCAATATCTTTTAAACGGCTTTCAAGCGACTTCGCCTTTGAGCCTTTTTAAGATGGGAGCTATGTACGGTGCGTTTGTTCAGTACAGTCCCTTGAACCTTTGGCGTCTTGTAACACCAATTTTTGTGCATATAGGTGTTGAGCATTTTCTATTTAATATGCTTACTCTTTACTTTATGGGGAAAATGGCTGAGCAGATTTTTGGGACTCCACGTTTTCTAGGGCTTTATTTGTTAGCGGGTGTTATGGGAAATGCCTTTACCTTACTTTTTACGCCTAATGTTATTGCAGCTGGTGCTTCGACATCCTTGTTTGGACTTTTTGCGGCTGTTGTGATTCTTGGTTATTACAGTCACAGCCCCTTGCTTAATCAGTTAGGCCGTAATTATTTGGTTTTGATTGTTATTAACTTAATCTTCAACCTTTTTACACCTAGTGTTGGGATTACAGGCCATCTCGGTGGTTTAGTTGGAGGTGCTCTTGCAGCTATCTTTTTGGCCAACAAGGTTGAAAGTCGCTTATTTAGTAAAGGTTGGCGTTCTACATCCCTTTTAACCTACATTTTACTATTGCTGATTCTTCTAGGATTCACTTATTTTTAA
- a CDS encoding NAD(P)H-dependent glycerol-3-phosphate dehydrogenase, translated as MKKQKIAVLGPGSWGTALAQVLNDNGHEVRIWGNIPEQIDEINEKHTNTRYFKDVVLDENIKAYKELSEALDSVDAVLFVVPTKVTRLVAKQVAELLDHKVVVMHASKGLEPGTHERLSTILEEEIPEELRSDIVVVSGPSHAEETIVRDITLITAASKDLEVARYVQGIFSNNYFRLYTNSDVIGVETAGALKNIIAVGAGALHGMGYGDNAKAAVITRGLAEITRLGVKLGADPLTYSGLSGVGDLIVTGTSIHSRNWRAGDALGRGEKLEDIERNMGMVIEGISTTKVAYEIAQELGVYMPITTAIYKSIYEGADIKESILNMMSNELRSENEWDKK; from the coding sequence ATGAAAAAACAAAAAATCGCTGTCTTGGGCCCTGGTTCATGGGGAACTGCCCTTGCTCAGGTACTCAACGACAACGGACACGAGGTCCGTATTTGGGGAAACATCCCTGAACAAATTGATGAAATTAACGAGAAACACACCAACACCCGCTACTTCAAGGATGTGGTTTTGGATGAAAACATTAAAGCCTACAAGGAACTGTCTGAAGCCCTAGATAGTGTCGACGCTGTTCTCTTTGTTGTTCCAACCAAAGTTACTCGCTTAGTTGCTAAACAAGTTGCCGAACTTTTGGACCACAAAGTTGTTGTCATGCATGCTTCAAAAGGATTGGAACCTGGAACACACGAACGTCTTTCAACAATCCTTGAAGAAGAGATTCCTGAGGAACTTCGCAGTGACATTGTTGTCGTATCTGGTCCAAGTCACGCTGAAGAAACTATCGTTCGCGATATCACTTTGATTACAGCAGCATCTAAGGATCTTGAAGTGGCACGCTATGTCCAAGGCATTTTCAGTAATAACTACTTCCGCCTCTACACCAATTCAGATGTGATTGGTGTTGAAACAGCTGGTGCTCTTAAAAACATTATCGCGGTAGGTGCAGGTGCCCTCCACGGTATGGGATATGGGGACAATGCTAAGGCAGCCGTTATTACTCGTGGACTTGCAGAAATTACTCGTCTTGGTGTGAAACTCGGTGCCGATCCTTTGACTTACAGCGGTCTATCTGGGGTTGGTGACCTTATTGTTACAGGAACTTCTATCCATTCACGTAACTGGCGTGCTGGGGATGCGCTCGGTCGTGGAGAAAAATTAGAAGACATTGAACGTAACATGGGAATGGTTATCGAAGGTATTTCAACCACAAAGGTTGCCTACGAAATCGCCCAAGAACTCGGTGTCTACATGCCAATTACAACAGCAATCTACAAATCTATCTATGAGGGTGCTGATATCAAGGAATCTATTCTCAATATGATGTCCAATGAATTGCGCTCTGAAAATGAATGGGATAAAAAATAA
- a CDS encoding N-acetyldiaminopimelate deacetylase: MTLDLIKIRRDLHQIPEIGLEEFKTQAYLLERIAEMTEGKDFVEQRTWRTGILVYLHGHAPEKIIGWRTDIDGLPIVEETDLDFKSTHEGRMHACGHDMHMTTALGLLDQMLQVQPKNNMLFLFQPAEENEAGGMLMYEDGAFGDWLPDEFYGLHVRPDFKVGDIATNTSTLFAGTCEVLVTFKGKGGHAAFPHEANDALVAASYFITQVQTIVSRNVDPIQGGVVTFGSFHAGTTNNVIAETAEVYGTIRTLTQEMSLLIQKRVRQIAEGVAASFGMEVDIMLKQGGYLPVENNPALAKELMAFFDASPEVNLIDCPPAMTGEDFGYLLSKVPGVMFWLGIDTPYALHHPKMSPNEDALAFAVAEIGKFLKHKAEA; the protein is encoded by the coding sequence ACCTCTTAGAGCGTATTGCCGAAATGACTGAAGGTAAGGACTTTGTGGAGCAACGTACTTGGCGTACAGGAATTCTTGTCTATCTTCACGGGCATGCTCCTGAAAAAATCATTGGTTGGCGTACAGATATTGATGGCCTCCCAATCGTAGAGGAAACAGATCTTGACTTCAAGTCTACTCATGAAGGTCGTATGCATGCTTGTGGACACGATATGCACATGACCACAGCACTTGGTCTTTTGGACCAGATGCTTCAAGTACAACCTAAAAATAACATGCTCTTCCTCTTCCAACCAGCCGAAGAAAATGAAGCTGGTGGTATGCTTATGTATGAAGATGGTGCCTTTGGAGATTGGTTGCCAGATGAGTTCTATGGCCTCCACGTCCGTCCAGATTTCAAGGTAGGTGATATTGCGACTAACACAAGTACCCTTTTTGCTGGGACTTGTGAAGTCCTCGTTACTTTCAAGGGGAAAGGTGGACATGCGGCCTTTCCACATGAGGCCAATGATGCTCTTGTAGCAGCTTCTTACTTTATTACTCAAGTGCAAACGATTGTCAGTCGTAATGTTGACCCTATTCAGGGTGGGGTAGTTACCTTTGGTTCTTTCCATGCAGGAACTACTAATAATGTTATCGCTGAAACTGCAGAGGTTTATGGAACTATTCGTACCCTTACTCAGGAAATGAGTCTCCTTATCCAGAAGCGTGTGCGCCAGATTGCAGAAGGTGTAGCAGCTAGCTTTGGTATGGAAGTGGATATCATGTTGAAACAAGGTGGTTATCTTCCTGTGGAAAATAATCCAGCCTTGGCCAAAGAGTTGATGGCCTTCTTTGATGCTAGCCCAGAAGTTAACCTGATTGATTGTCCACCGGCTATGACTGGAGAGGATTTTGGTTATTTGCTTAGTAAAGTTCCTGGTGTCATGTTCTGGTTGGGAATCGACACGCCATATGCACTTCACCATCCTAAGATGAGCCCAAATGAAGATGCTCTCGCTTTTGCAGTGGCTGAAATTGGAAAATTCCTTAAACACAAGGCAGAAGCCTAA
- the galU gene encoding UTP--glucose-1-phosphate uridylyltransferase GalU, protein MKNQKVRKAIIPAAGLGTRFLPATKALAKEMLPIVDKPTIQFIVEEALKSGIEDILVVTGKSKRSIEDHFDSNFELEYNLEQKGKTDLLKLVNDTTAINLHFIRQSHPRGLGDAVLQAKAFVGNEPFVVMLGDDLMDITNDKAVPLTKQLINDYEETHASTIAVMPVPHEEVSSYGVIAPQGKGENGRYSVETFVEKPNPEDAPSDLAIIGRYLLTPEIFGILETQKPGAGNEVQLTDAIDTLNKTQRVFAREFTGNRYDVGDKFGFMKTSIDYALKHPQVKDDLKQYLIDLGHKLEGKAAKKD, encoded by the coding sequence ATGAAGAATCAAAAAGTTAGAAAAGCTATCATCCCCGCTGCAGGACTCGGAACACGCTTTTTACCAGCTACTAAGGCCTTGGCCAAAGAAATGTTGCCAATCGTTGACAAGCCAACCATCCAATTTATCGTTGAAGAAGCCCTCAAATCAGGTATTGAAGATATCTTGGTGGTTACTGGTAAGTCAAAACGTTCTATCGAAGACCACTTTGATTCAAACTTCGAGTTAGAATACAACTTGGAACAAAAAGGTAAGACAGACTTGTTGAAATTGGTTAATGACACCACTGCTATCAACCTCCACTTTATCCGTCAAAGCCATCCGCGTGGTCTTGGGGATGCAGTTCTTCAAGCCAAAGCATTTGTCGGAAATGAGCCATTCGTTGTCATGCTTGGTGACGACCTCATGGATATCACTAATGACAAAGCAGTACCTTTGACTAAGCAGCTCATTAACGACTATGAGGAAACACATGCATCAACCATTGCAGTTATGCCTGTACCTCACGAAGAAGTTTCTTCATATGGTGTCATCGCCCCTCAAGGCAAAGGCGAAAATGGACGTTATAGCGTTGAAACTTTCGTTGAAAAACCAAATCCAGAAGATGCACCAAGTGATCTTGCTATCATCGGACGTTATCTTCTAACACCTGAAATTTTCGGTATTTTGGAAACTCAAAAACCAGGTGCTGGAAACGAAGTCCAACTGACTGATGCCATCGATACACTTAACAAGACACAACGCGTCTTTGCTCGCGAATTTACTGGAAACCGTTATGATGTCGGTGACAAATTCGGATTCATGAAAACGTCTATCGATTACGCACTTAAACATCCTCAAGTTAAAGATGACCTCAAGCAATACCTCATTGACTTGGGCCACAAACTTGAAGGCAAAGCAGCTAAAAAAGACTAA
- a CDS encoding 5-formyltetrahydrofolate cyclo-ligase, protein MKNELRKTVLAQLTSQEPETKAKIDKHLLEQLIALPAYKEAQVIATYLSFPHEYDTSLLINQALKDGKRLLIPKTYKQGRMIFVDYDPDNLVATSFGLMEPASDLAVEKSEIDLIHVPGVVFNDEGYRIGYGAGYYDRYLSDFEGETVSTVYPCQKHDFQPDSYDIPVKEVVTCK, encoded by the coding sequence ATGAAAAATGAACTTAGAAAAACAGTCTTGGCTCAATTAACTTCACAAGAACCTGAGACTAAGGCTAAGATAGATAAACATCTTTTGGAGCAATTGATTGCCTTACCTGCTTATAAAGAGGCTCAGGTGATTGCGACTTATTTGTCTTTTCCTCATGAATATGATACCAGTCTTTTAATCAATCAGGCTTTAAAGGATGGTAAACGACTTTTGATTCCTAAAACATATAAACAAGGTCGAATGATTTTTGTGGATTATGATCCAGATAATCTTGTTGCAACCTCTTTTGGCTTGATGGAACCTGCGTCTGATTTGGCTGTGGAAAAATCAGAGATTGATTTGATTCATGTGCCAGGAGTAGTTTTCAATGATGAAGGCTATCGCATTGGTTACGGAGCAGGTTACTATGATCGCTATTTGTCTGATTTTGAAGGGGAGACAGTTAGTACGGTTTATCCTTGCCAGAAACATGATTTTCAACCAGACAGCTATGATATTCCTGTTAAGGAGGTCGTCACATGCAAATAA